One region of Culex pipiens pallens isolate TS chromosome 2, TS_CPP_V2, whole genome shotgun sequence genomic DNA includes:
- the LOC120426361 gene encoding protein embryonic gonad-like: MNQQCKVCGEPAAGFHFGAFTCEGCKSFFGRTYNNLSSISECKNNGECVINKKNRTACKACRLRKCLVVGMSKSGSRYGRRSNWFKIHCLLQEQQAQKNSSSNNNNNTLASNNNDTSSSNNNNNSNGSNSPGLLPNGFLPANFLSNLCNNNNNVPLKKELKRPISPSDSGASSADPDESANNPFAAANNTARTTISPKVEVPEVTLTKISPKTPSRRTPSTSSSSTTTTSDTYRPLLDRMSPYQLPTPFRPEPSPYFPIPFAIPPVSLALIANKHHHQINANHEQHEPIDLSMKSKSSSGSGSPNRMGSPLLPADVSGAGDDGEDLSSVAAESAPRPVPLDLTFVRTKAMSG, from the coding sequence TCCTTCTTCGGCCGCACTTACAACAATTTGTCGTCGATTTCAGAGTGCAAAAACAACGGCGAATGCGTCATCAACAAGAAGAACCGAACCGCGTGCAAGGCCTGCCGGCTGCGCAAGTGCCTCGTAGTCGGAATGTCCAAGAGCGGCTCCCGGTACGGTCGGAGGTCCAACTGGTTCAAGATCCACTGTTTGCTGCAGGAACAACAGGCGCAGaagaacagcagcagcaataacaacaacaacacgctGGCCAGTAACAACAATGACACTAGCAGtagcaacaataacaacaacagtAACGGAAGCAACTCCCCTGGGTTGTTACCGAACGGGTTCCTCCCAGCGAACTTCCTGTCAAATctctgcaacaacaacaacaacgtccCCCTAAAGAAAGAGCTCAAAAGACCCATCTCTCCAagcgattccggagcatcgtcCGCCGATCCGGACGAGAGCGCCAACAACCCATTCGCGGCGGCCAACAACACCGCCCGCACCACGATCTCCCCCAAGGTTGAAGTTCCGGAGGTGACCCTCACCAAGATCAGCCCGAAGACCCCCAGTCGGCGAACCCCCTCAACATCATCCTCGTCCACGACCACCACCTCGGACACCTACCGACCCCTCCTTGACCGGATGTCCCCCTACCAACTCCCAACACCCTTCCGACCAGAACCCTCCCCGTACTTCCCAATCCCGTTCGCCATCCCACCCGTCTCGTTGGCCCTCATAGCCAACAAGCATCACCACCAGATCAACGCGAACCACGAGCAGCACGAACCGATTGACCTGTCGATGAAGTCCAAGTCAAGTTCGGGGTCCGGGTCGCCCAACCGGATGGGATCTCCTCTGCTACCGGCGGATGTTAGTGGTGCTGGGGACGATGGGGAAGATTTAAGCTCGGTTGCGGCGGAAAGCGCCCCACGACCGGTGCCGCTGGATTTGACTTTTGTTAGGACTAAGGCGATGTCGGGGTGA